A genome region from Bradyrhizobium sp. WSM1417 includes the following:
- a CDS encoding NADH-quinone oxidoreductase subunit C gives MDDAKLDALGQTIVSALPGAAIGHSVAFNQLTVDVEVSKIVEVVKYLRDDPNCRFINFTDITAADYPSREKRFDVIYHFLSPTLNARVRLKAQADETTQVPSLIEVFPGADWFEREAYDLYGVIFVGHPDMRRLLTDYGFEGHPLRKDFPTTGFLEVRYDDQEKRVVYEPVRLNQEFRKFDFLSPWEGADYPVLPGDEKAGPKV, from the coding sequence ATGGACGACGCCAAGCTCGACGCCCTGGGGCAGACGATCGTTAGCGCGCTTCCGGGCGCCGCCATCGGTCATTCGGTGGCCTTCAACCAGCTCACAGTGGATGTCGAGGTCAGCAAGATCGTCGAGGTGGTCAAGTACCTCCGCGATGACCCGAACTGCCGCTTCATCAACTTCACCGACATCACGGCCGCGGATTATCCGTCGCGCGAAAAACGCTTCGACGTGATCTATCACTTCCTGTCACCGACCCTGAACGCGCGGGTTCGGCTCAAGGCCCAGGCCGACGAGACCACGCAGGTGCCGTCGCTGATCGAGGTGTTTCCCGGCGCCGACTGGTTCGAGCGCGAAGCCTACGACCTCTACGGCGTGATCTTCGTCGGCCATCCCGACATGCGCCGCCTCCTGACCGATTACGGCTTCGAAGGTCATCCGCTGCGCAAGGATTTCCCGACCACCGGCTTCCTCGAGGTCCGCTATGACGACCAGGAGAAGCGGGTGGTGTACGAGCCGGTCAGGCTCAACCAGGAATTCCGCAAGTTCGACTTTTTGTCCCCGTGGGAGGGCGCCGACTATCCGGTCCTTCCGGGCGATGAAAAAGCGGGGCCGAAGGTCTGA
- a CDS encoding NADH-quinone oxidoreductase subunit B family protein codes for MGLNPVSSAGPVLAPAPKGILDPSTGKPVGANDPFFLEVNSELSDKGFFVAATDDLITWARTGSLMWMTFGLACCAVEMMQVSMPRYDVERFGFAPRASPRQSDVMIVAGTLTNKMAPALRKVYDQMPEPRYVISMGSCANGGGYYHYSYSVVRGCDRIVPIDIYVPGCPPTAEALLYGVLLLQKKIRRTGTIER; via the coding sequence ATGGGATTGAACCCTGTGTCATCCGCCGGTCCGGTTCTCGCGCCGGCCCCCAAGGGCATCCTGGACCCGTCGACCGGCAAGCCGGTCGGGGCCAATGATCCGTTCTTCCTCGAGGTCAATTCGGAACTGTCCGATAAGGGCTTCTTCGTCGCCGCAACCGATGACCTCATCACCTGGGCGCGCACCGGCTCGCTGATGTGGATGACCTTCGGTCTCGCCTGCTGCGCGGTCGAGATGATGCAGGTCTCGATGCCGCGCTACGACGTCGAGCGCTTCGGATTCGCGCCGCGCGCCTCGCCGCGTCAGTCGGACGTAATGATCGTCGCGGGGACCCTGACCAACAAGATGGCGCCGGCGCTGCGCAAGGTCTACGACCAGATGCCCGAGCCGCGTTACGTCATCTCGATGGGCTCCTGCGCCAACGGCGGCGGCTATTATCACTATTCCTACTCGGTCGTGCGCGGTTGCGACCGGATCGTGCCGATCGACATCTACGTGCCGGGCTGCCCGCCCACGGCGGAAGCGCTGCTCTACGGCGTGCTGCTGCTGCAGAAGAAGATCCGCCGCACCGGCACCATCGAACGCTAA
- a CDS encoding NADH-quinone oxidoreductase subunit D encodes MNEQPEQLRNFTINFGPQHPAAHGVLRLVLELDGEVVARVDPHIGLLHRGTEKLIEQKTYLQAIPYFDRLDYVAPMNQEHAFCMAAEKLLGIEVPRRAQLIRVLYCEIGRILSHLLNVTTQAMDVGALTPPLWGFEEREKLMVFYERASGSRMHAAYFRVGGVHQDLPQKLVDDIDAWCDPFLKVVEDLDRLLTANRIFKQRNVDIGVVSLKEAWEWGFSGVMVRGSGAAWDLRKSQPYECYAELDFDIPIGKNGDCYDRYLIRMEEMRQSVRIMKQCIQKLNVAEGKGPVVVEDNKVAPPRRGEMKRSMEALIHHFKLYTEGVHVPAGEVYAAVEAPKGEFGVFLISDGTNKPYKCKIRAPGFAHLQAMDHICRGHLLADVSAILGSLDIVFGEVDR; translated from the coding sequence ATGAACGAGCAACCCGAACAGCTTCGCAACTTTACGATCAACTTCGGACCGCAGCATCCGGCTGCGCACGGTGTTCTTCGTCTTGTGCTTGAATTGGATGGTGAGGTCGTCGCCCGCGTCGATCCCCATATCGGCCTGCTCCACCGCGGCACCGAAAAGCTGATCGAGCAGAAGACCTATCTGCAGGCGATCCCTTATTTCGACCGTCTCGACTACGTCGCGCCGATGAACCAGGAGCACGCCTTCTGCATGGCTGCAGAAAAGCTGCTCGGCATCGAGGTGCCACGCCGCGCGCAGCTGATCCGCGTGCTCTATTGCGAGATCGGCCGCATCCTGTCGCATTTGCTCAACGTCACCACGCAGGCCATGGACGTCGGCGCGCTGACCCCGCCGCTGTGGGGTTTCGAAGAGCGCGAAAAGCTGATGGTGTTCTACGAGCGCGCCTCCGGCAGCCGCATGCACGCAGCCTACTTCCGCGTCGGCGGCGTGCATCAGGACCTGCCGCAGAAGCTGGTCGACGACATCGACGCCTGGTGCGACCCATTCCTGAAAGTGGTCGAGGATCTCGACCGGCTGCTCACCGCCAACCGCATCTTCAAGCAGCGCAACGTCGACATCGGCGTCGTGTCGCTGAAGGAAGCCTGGGAGTGGGGCTTCTCCGGCGTGATGGTGCGCGGTTCGGGCGCGGCCTGGGATCTGCGCAAGTCGCAGCCCTATGAATGCTACGCCGAGCTGGATTTCGACATCCCGATCGGCAAGAACGGCGACTGCTACGACCGCTATCTGATCCGCATGGAAGAGATGCGCCAGTCCGTGCGCATCATGAAGCAGTGCATCCAGAAGCTGAACGTAGCCGAAGGGAAGGGTCCCGTCGTCGTCGAAGACAACAAGGTCGCGCCGCCGCGCCGTGGCGAGATGAAGCGCTCGATGGAAGCGCTGATCCATCACTTCAAGCTCTACACCGAAGGCGTCCACGTGCCGGCCGGCGAGGTCTACGCCGCGGTCGAGGCGCCGAAGGGCGAGTTCGGCGTCTTTCTGATCTCCGACGGCACCAACAAGCCGTACAAGTGCAAGATCCGCGCGCCGGGCTTTGCCCATCTCCAGGCCATGGACCATATCTGCCGCGGTCATCTGCTCGCCGACGTCTCGGCGATCCTCGGCTCGCTCGACATCGTGTTCGGAGAGGTCGATCGGTGA
- a CDS encoding NADH-quinone oxidoreductase subunit A: MSGILQNYLPLVVFIGVAGLIGLVLLIAPFIVAFQQPDPEKLSAYECGFNAFDDARMKFDVRFYLVAILFIIFDLEVAFLFPWAVAFGKLGATGFWSMVVFLGVLTVGFAYEWKKGALEWD, translated from the coding sequence ATGAGCGGCATTCTGCAGAACTATCTTCCACTCGTCGTCTTCATAGGGGTAGCGGGCCTCATTGGCCTAGTGCTGCTGATCGCGCCGTTCATCGTGGCGTTCCAGCAGCCGGACCCGGAAAAGCTGTCGGCGTATGAGTGCGGTTTCAACGCCTTCGACGACGCCCGCATGAAGTTCGACGTCCGCTTCTATCTGGTCGCCATCCTCTTCATCATCTTCGATCTGGAAGTGGCGTTCCTGTTTCCCTGGGCGGTGGCGTTCGGCAAGCTTGGCGCGACCGGCTTCTGGTCCATGGTGGTGTTCCTTGGCGTGCTGACGGTCGGGTTCGCCTATGAATGGAAGAAAGGCGCACTGGAATGGGATTGA
- a CDS encoding aromatic ring-hydroxylating dioxygenase subunit alpha, with product MTITQRDRDLGTAYAMKPAHTRTELTSVVRGTPMGELLRRYWHPVGLISDATDTPKKVRALGEDLVLFRDRHGRAGLLHARCCHRGTTLYYGKVEEDGIRCCYHGWKFDTEGRCLEQPCEPDGGQFKDKVRQPWYPVEERYGLIFAYLGPAEKRPVLPAYECLEAMDDGEFVEADDSSIGGGGPAIIPCNWLQHFENVVDPYHVPVLHGSFSGPQFTNMMASMPEVTFDKTPRGIAVRSIRKQDDGKVFYRVTEAALPTLRVVPNPRVAQFARVESIGWTLPIDDTSFRIYVAGRVKNPGDIGRMRSKFNGKFWWDMTEEEHQQFPGDYEAQVGQGPQTIHSEEHFGQSDRGILLIRRMLSEQLEAIEAGRDPIGISFGVSAPPVEFEAGNYIRDA from the coding sequence ATGACCATCACCCAGCGAGATCGCGATCTCGGCACGGCCTATGCGATGAAGCCGGCGCACACGCGCACCGAACTCACCTCGGTCGTGCGCGGCACGCCGATGGGCGAACTGCTGCGACGCTACTGGCATCCGGTCGGGCTCATCAGCGATGCCACCGACACCCCGAAAAAGGTTCGCGCGCTCGGCGAGGATCTGGTGCTGTTCCGCGACAGGCACGGCCGCGCTGGTCTGCTGCACGCCCGCTGCTGCCATCGCGGCACCACGCTCTATTACGGCAAGGTCGAAGAGGACGGCATCCGCTGCTGCTATCACGGCTGGAAGTTCGACACCGAGGGTCGTTGCCTGGAGCAGCCCTGCGAGCCCGACGGCGGCCAGTTCAAGGACAAGGTGCGCCAGCCCTGGTATCCGGTCGAGGAGCGCTACGGGCTGATCTTCGCCTATCTGGGCCCGGCCGAGAAACGCCCGGTGCTACCGGCCTATGAATGCCTGGAGGCCATGGACGACGGCGAGTTCGTGGAGGCGGACGATTCCTCGATCGGCGGCGGTGGTCCCGCGATCATCCCCTGCAACTGGCTCCAGCATTTCGAGAACGTGGTCGATCCCTACCACGTGCCGGTGCTGCACGGCTCGTTCTCGGGTCCCCAATTCACCAACATGATGGCATCGATGCCGGAGGTGACGTTCGACAAGACCCCGCGTGGGATCGCCGTGCGCTCGATCCGCAAGCAGGATGACGGCAAGGTGTTTTACCGCGTCACCGAGGCGGCGCTCCCCACCTTGCGCGTCGTGCCGAACCCGCGCGTGGCGCAATTCGCCCGCGTTGAGTCGATCGGCTGGACGCTGCCGATCGACGACACCTCGTTCCGCATCTACGTCGCCGGCCGCGTCAAGAACCCCGGCGACATCGGGCGCATGCGCTCGAAATTCAACGGCAAATTCTGGTGGGACATGACGGAGGAAGAGCACCAGCAGTTTCCGGGCGACTACGAAGCCCAGGTCGGCCAGGGACCGCAGACCATCCATTCCGAGGAGCATTTCGGCCAGAGCGACCGCGGCATCCTCTTGATCCGGCGCATGCTGAGCGAGCAGCTCGAGGCGATCGAAGCAGGCCGCGATCCGATCGGAATCTCCTTCGGTGTGAGCGCGCCTCCGGTCGAATTCGAAGCGGGGAATTACATCCGCGACGCGTGA
- the nuoE gene encoding NADH-quinone oxidoreductase subunit NuoE, which yields MSVRRLAPKEVQPASFAFTEENLAFAKQQIAKYPAGRQASAVIAILWRVQEQHDGWVSEAAIRAVADMLDMPYIRVLEVATFYTMFQLAPVGKKAHVQVCGTTPCRLRGAEDLIHVCEHRIHHEPFHLSKDGNFSWEEVECLGACVNAPMVLIGKDTYEDLTKESFGKVLDGFASGNPPKPGPQNGRQFSAPTGGPTTLKEIT from the coding sequence ATGTCCGTTCGCCGATTAGCACCGAAGGAAGTCCAGCCCGCGAGCTTTGCGTTCACGGAGGAGAACCTCGCGTTCGCCAAGCAGCAGATCGCGAAATATCCGGCCGGGCGCCAGGCTTCGGCCGTCATCGCCATTCTCTGGCGCGTTCAGGAACAGCACGACGGCTGGGTCTCGGAGGCCGCGATCCGCGCGGTCGCCGATATGCTCGACATGCCCTATATCCGCGTGCTCGAAGTCGCGACCTTCTACACGATGTTCCAGCTGGCCCCGGTCGGCAAGAAGGCCCACGTCCAGGTCTGCGGCACCACGCCGTGCCGCCTGCGCGGCGCCGAGGATCTGATCCACGTCTGCGAGCACCGCATCCATCACGAGCCCTTCCATCTCTCCAAGGACGGCAATTTCAGCTGGGAGGAGGTGGAGTGCCTCGGTGCCTGCGTGAACGCGCCGATGGTGCTGATCGGCAAGGACACCTATGAGGATCTGACCAAGGAAAGCTTCGGCAAGGTGCTCGACGGCTTTGCGTCGGGCAATCCGCCCAAGCCCGGTCCGCAGAACGGCCGCCAGTTCTCGGCGCCGACCGGTGGGCCGACCACGCTGAAGGAAATCACCTGA
- a CDS encoding TonB-dependent siderophore receptor: MLRSAVLATASAWVLLPQASLAQSPPQSGAQNIPSVTVTAPEARRRAAPSVQRRAPRSSQQTANRSRPQPQRDVGFVETPRGPVHGYVAGRSSSGTKTNTPIMETPQAVSVIGAEQIRDQKANKLDEVLRYTAGVRAGTFGADTRNDWWLIRGFKSDDVGLFLDGMQLFYTSYASWKLQTPNMERVEVLRGPSAVLYGGSSPSGIVNVISKMPPAEPVRFIETGVNNFGNAYVGFDVGGPVATSPENGKLFYRVVGQVQNGPTQVDFTPDNNYFIAPSVTWKPDADTTFTVLASASRQETRGINFLPYEGTVTNARFGKIPTSFFAGDPSVDKFTREQEMLGYQFERNLTDDLTFRQNARFAHVDVTYRGYVGNNWADINTASLGRYNWYAKNTANQANLDNQLEYRFNTGAVRHTMLFGVDLKGYQIDDYQAFNFGTVPSINVFNPAYGFDIPLTGAPFRNFQITQKQAGTYLQDQMKLGNFTLVLSGRNDWVETTQAGRDTGATLASRDDSRFSGRAGLIYNFDNGIAPYVSYATSYNPIIGLNAQNQLFLPETGQQAEIGVKVAPRGFDGYFTASVFDLKRQNVATTDPIITTLQNQTGEVTSRGIELEAVANATRELKLIGSFTAYHLFNSRDLDPSLVGKTPTNTPELLVSGWADYTFKDGPLAGFGFGGGVRYIGSSWADTANTLEVPAVVLGDLALHYEWQNWRTALNVINLTDKVYVASCAAASSCFYGDRRRVTASISYKW, encoded by the coding sequence ATGCTGCGGTCGGCCGTATTGGCGACCGCATCCGCTTGGGTCTTGCTGCCGCAGGCATCGCTTGCACAATCTCCTCCGCAGAGTGGCGCGCAGAACATTCCGTCGGTAACCGTCACTGCGCCGGAAGCGCGCCGCCGGGCGGCGCCCTCCGTCCAGCGCCGCGCGCCGCGATCATCCCAGCAGACCGCCAACCGAAGCAGGCCGCAGCCGCAGCGCGATGTCGGTTTCGTCGAAACCCCGCGCGGCCCGGTGCACGGCTACGTCGCCGGTCGCAGCTCGTCCGGCACCAAGACCAACACGCCGATCATGGAGACGCCGCAGGCGGTCTCGGTGATTGGCGCGGAGCAGATCCGCGACCAGAAGGCGAACAAGCTCGACGAGGTCCTGCGCTATACTGCCGGCGTCCGCGCCGGGACCTTCGGCGCGGACACGCGCAACGATTGGTGGCTGATCCGCGGCTTCAAGTCTGACGACGTCGGACTGTTCCTCGACGGCATGCAGCTGTTCTACACGTCCTATGCGAGCTGGAAGCTTCAGACGCCCAACATGGAGCGGGTCGAGGTGCTGCGCGGCCCGTCTGCGGTGCTCTATGGCGGATCGAGCCCGAGCGGCATCGTCAACGTCATCAGCAAGATGCCGCCGGCGGAGCCTGTCCGTTTCATCGAGACCGGCGTCAACAATTTCGGCAACGCCTATGTCGGCTTCGATGTCGGCGGCCCGGTCGCGACGAGCCCTGAGAACGGCAAGCTGTTCTACCGCGTCGTCGGCCAGGTCCAAAACGGCCCGACGCAGGTCGATTTCACGCCCGATAACAACTACTTCATCGCGCCGTCGGTGACCTGGAAGCCGGACGCCGACACGACGTTCACGGTGCTGGCTTCAGCTTCCCGGCAGGAAACCCGCGGCATCAACTTCCTGCCCTATGAGGGCACGGTGACCAACGCTCGGTTCGGCAAGATCCCGACCAGCTTTTTCGCCGGTGATCCCAGCGTCGACAAGTTCACGCGCGAGCAGGAGATGCTGGGCTATCAGTTCGAGCGCAATCTCACGGATGATCTGACGTTCCGGCAGAATGCGCGGTTTGCCCATGTCGACGTGACCTATCGCGGCTACGTCGGCAACAATTGGGCTGACATCAACACGGCCAGTCTCGGTCGCTATAATTGGTATGCGAAGAACACCGCAAACCAGGCCAATCTCGACAACCAGCTGGAGTACCGCTTCAACACCGGCGCGGTGCGGCACACGATGCTGTTCGGGGTCGATTTGAAGGGTTATCAGATCGACGACTATCAGGCTTTCAACTTCGGCACCGTTCCTTCGATCAACGTCTTCAATCCCGCCTATGGATTTGACATTCCGTTGACGGGCGCGCCGTTCCGCAACTTCCAGATCACGCAGAAGCAGGCCGGCACCTATCTTCAGGACCAGATGAAGCTCGGCAACTTCACGCTGGTGCTGAGCGGCCGCAACGATTGGGTCGAGACGACGCAGGCTGGCCGTGATACCGGCGCCACGCTTGCCAGCCGCGACGACAGCAGGTTCAGCGGGCGCGCCGGGCTGATCTACAATTTCGACAACGGCATCGCGCCTTATGTGTCTTACGCCACGAGCTACAACCCAATCATCGGCCTCAACGCGCAAAACCAGCTGTTCCTGCCGGAGACCGGCCAGCAGGCGGAAATCGGGGTGAAGGTCGCGCCGAGGGGATTTGACGGCTACTTCACCGCCTCGGTGTTCGACCTGAAGCGCCAGAACGTGGCCACCACTGATCCTATTATCACGACCTTGCAGAACCAGACCGGCGAGGTGACATCGCGCGGCATCGAGCTCGAAGCGGTGGCGAACGCCACGCGTGAGCTGAAGCTGATCGGCTCGTTCACGGCCTACCATTTGTTCAACAGCAGGGACCTGGACCCGTCTTTGGTCGGCAAGACCCCGACCAACACGCCTGAGCTCCTGGTGTCCGGCTGGGCGGACTACACCTTCAAGGACGGGCCGCTCGCGGGGTTCGGTTTCGGCGGCGGTGTCCGCTATATCGGTTCGTCGTGGGCCGATACCGCCAATACCCTCGAGGTTCCCGCGGTCGTGCTCGGCGATCTCGCGCTCCATTACGAGTGGCAGAACTGGCGCACCGCGCTGAACGTGATCAATTTGACCGACAAGGTCTATGTCGCGAGCTGCGCGGCGGCGTCCTCCTGCTTCTACGGCGACCGCCGGCGCGTCACCGCCAGCATTTCCTACAAATGGTGA
- a CDS encoding FkbM family methyltransferase, which translates to MAQAPIQFDRASGALEGANLWERTAALALVTGSKISSHFSHMGYIACANLLRKTLPERNIAIKLNPDAVFEFPYGDGYWSKLLNRSYNYEDELELLFADSIDVDYTLLDCGANYGYWSVLVSSKPFGSHKAIAIEPSGQNHPKLANNARINGSRFETMKCAIGAARGTARLSGTKHEAFSIAGDASAGGEDVPVIALDNLIDDGKIAGTGKYLIKLDVEGVEIEAIKGGARLLQADSVIMCEEHGSDRSHAVSRYILEHTPLKLIVYDPSTRRMETVTELSILDRIKVSTHVGYNVFGTASAFWQDRINALNAKTARRMQ; encoded by the coding sequence ATGGCGCAGGCGCCGATCCAGTTTGACCGCGCCTCGGGGGCCCTTGAAGGGGCCAACCTGTGGGAGCGGACGGCTGCCTTGGCGCTGGTGACGGGATCGAAGATCTCCTCGCACTTCTCGCATATGGGCTACATCGCCTGCGCCAATCTGCTGCGGAAGACGCTGCCCGAGCGCAACATCGCGATCAAGCTCAACCCCGACGCCGTGTTCGAATTTCCCTACGGCGACGGCTATTGGAGCAAGCTGCTCAACCGCTCCTATAATTACGAGGACGAGCTGGAGCTGTTGTTCGCAGACTCCATCGACGTCGACTACACGCTGCTCGATTGCGGCGCGAATTACGGCTATTGGTCGGTGCTGGTGTCGAGCAAGCCGTTCGGTTCGCACAAGGCGATCGCGATCGAGCCGTCGGGGCAGAACCATCCGAAGCTCGCCAACAACGCCCGCATCAACGGCAGCCGCTTCGAGACCATGAAATGCGCGATCGGTGCGGCCCGTGGCACCGCGCGTCTGTCAGGCACCAAGCACGAGGCCTTCAGCATCGCCGGCGATGCGTCGGCGGGCGGCGAGGACGTGCCGGTCATCGCGCTCGATAATCTGATCGACGACGGCAAGATCGCAGGCACCGGCAAGTACCTGATCAAGCTCGACGTCGAAGGCGTCGAGATCGAGGCGATCAAGGGCGGCGCCCGGCTGCTCCAGGCCGACAGCGTCATCATGTGCGAGGAGCACGGCAGCGACCGTTCGCATGCGGTCTCGCGCTACATCCTCGAACACACCCCGCTGAAGCTGATCGTCTATGATCCCAGCACAAGGCGTATGGAGACGGTGACCGAGCTGTCGATCCTCGACCGCATCAAGGTCTCGACCCACGTCGGCTACAATGTTTTCGGCACCGCAAGCGCATTCTGGCAGGACAGGATCAATGCCCTGAATGCGAAAACCGCGCGCCGCATGCAGTGA
- the nuoF gene encoding NADH-quinone oxidoreductase subunit NuoF, with product MLEDKDRIFKNLYGLHDWGLEGARRRGAWDGTKNIIDKGRDWIINEMKASGLRGRGGAGFPTGLKWSFMPKESTDGRPSYLVVNADESEPGTCKDREIMRHDPHLLIEGCLIASCAMNAHACYIYVRGEFIREREHLQAAIDQAYEAKLVGKDNVNGWPFDIYVAHGAGAYICGEETALLESLEGKKGQPRLKPPFPANVGLYGCPTTVNNVESIAVAPDILRRGAAWFAGIGRPNNVGTKLFCISGHVERPCNVEEAMGIPFRELIEKHCGGIRGGWDNLKAVIPGGSSVRMVPAEQIIDTPMDFDSLSKLRSGLGTAAVIVMDKSTDLIRAIARISYFYKHESCGQCTPCREGTGWMWRVLTRMADGRAHKREIDMLLEVTKQVEGHTICALGDAAAWPIQGLIAHFRHEIEARIDQYSHKADIDDAGVRDPVNMVAAE from the coding sequence ATGCTCGAGGACAAGGACCGCATCTTCAAGAACCTCTACGGCCTCCACGATTGGGGGCTCGAGGGCGCGCGGCGCCGCGGCGCCTGGGATGGCACGAAGAACATCATCGACAAGGGCCGTGACTGGATCATCAATGAGATGAAGGCGTCGGGGCTGCGCGGCCGCGGTGGCGCCGGCTTCCCGACCGGCCTGAAATGGTCGTTCATGCCCAAGGAATCGACCGACGGCCGGCCGAGCTATCTCGTCGTCAACGCCGACGAATCCGAGCCCGGGACCTGCAAGGATCGCGAGATCATGCGGCACGATCCGCATCTCCTGATCGAGGGCTGCCTGATCGCCAGCTGCGCGATGAACGCCCATGCCTGCTACATCTATGTCCGCGGCGAGTTCATCCGCGAGCGCGAGCATCTCCAGGCGGCGATCGACCAGGCCTATGAGGCCAAGCTGGTCGGCAAGGACAATGTCAACGGCTGGCCGTTCGACATCTACGTCGCCCACGGCGCCGGCGCCTATATCTGCGGCGAGGAAACCGCGCTGCTCGAGAGCCTCGAAGGCAAGAAGGGCCAGCCGCGCTTGAAGCCGCCGTTCCCGGCCAATGTCGGCCTGTATGGCTGCCCCACCACCGTCAACAATGTCGAGTCGATCGCGGTCGCGCCGGACATTCTGCGCCGTGGTGCGGCGTGGTTCGCCGGCATCGGCCGTCCCAACAATGTAGGCACCAAGCTGTTCTGCATCTCCGGCCATGTCGAGCGGCCCTGCAACGTCGAAGAAGCCATGGGCATTCCGTTCCGTGAGCTGATCGAGAAGCATTGCGGCGGCATCCGCGGCGGCTGGGACAACCTCAAGGCCGTGATCCCCGGCGGCTCCTCGGTGCGCATGGTGCCGGCCGAGCAGATCATCGACACGCCGATGGATTTCGACTCCTTGAGCAAGCTGCGCTCGGGCCTCGGCACCGCGGCCGTGATCGTGATGGACAAGTCGACCGATTTGATCCGCGCCATCGCCCGCATCTCCTATTTCTACAAGCACGAGAGCTGCGGCCAGTGCACGCCGTGCCGCGAGGGCACCGGCTGGATGTGGCGCGTCTTGACCCGCATGGCAGACGGTCGCGCCCACAAGCGCGAAATCGACATGCTGCTGGAAGTCACCAAACAGGTCGAAGGCCACACCATCTGCGCGCTCGGCGACGCGGCGGCGTGGCCGATCCAGGGCCTGATCGCGCATTTCCGTCATGAGATCGAAGCGCGCATCGACCAATATTCGCACAAGGCCGACATTGACGATGCCGGCGTCCGCGATCCCGTGAACATGGTCGCGGCGGAGTAG
- a CDS encoding MarR family winged helix-turn-helix transcriptional regulator, giving the protein MSQIESRGGSSPETDASDPPAPITVMLSSRLMVLANLLKRGAILRYKRLAGLSSVEFGLVASLGRRPPMSVARLAEAVGQDKGQISRALAELVSRKLIAKSANPKDSREVLVSLTATGLAAHDAIVAGAQERNRRLREHLSEAEFETLLQQVDLLTTIAAELLKSEKISR; this is encoded by the coding sequence ATGAGCCAGATCGAGAGCAGGGGCGGGTCGTCGCCCGAGACGGACGCGAGCGATCCGCCGGCGCCGATCACTGTCATGCTGTCGTCGCGGCTGATGGTGCTGGCCAATTTGCTCAAGCGCGGCGCCATCCTGCGCTACAAGCGTCTCGCCGGCTTGTCCTCGGTCGAGTTTGGCCTGGTCGCCTCGCTCGGCCGGCGGCCGCCGATGAGCGTGGCGCGGCTTGCGGAAGCTGTCGGCCAGGACAAGGGGCAAATCAGCCGCGCGCTTGCGGAACTCGTATCGCGCAAGCTGATCGCGAAATCAGCGAACCCGAAGGACAGCCGCGAGGTGCTGGTCTCGTTGACCGCAACGGGCCTTGCGGCGCATGATGCGATCGTCGCCGGAGCGCAGGAGCGCAATCGGCGTTTGCGCGAACATCTGAGCGAAGCCGAGTTCGAGACGTTGTTGCAGCAGGTCGATTTATTGACGACGATCGCCGCCGAGCTGCTCAAGAGCGAGAAGATTTCGCGCTGA